In Candidatus Binataceae bacterium, a single genomic region encodes these proteins:
- a CDS encoding primary-amine oxidase, which produces MNVRTIEKPASAGLATQHPLAPLTPSEIAKVVSIVQASPLFNDKTRFEVIELLEPSKALVRALKPGQKLPREARANIFTAGKIGVARLKVSLDEEKIISAEELPDQRPMIQLEQFLLVESTVRADPRFAAGCAKRGITDMSKVCIDPWSAGSFDVPGEEGRHLCHVFAWVRLYKNENFYAHPIEGLNAVIDLNSGEVIRVDDYGVVPIPMNEVNYEAQFLKSDRQALKPIDVVQPEGVNFAIEDGVLTWDKWQLVVGFNAREGLTLHDIRYDDRPVIYRASIVEMLVPYGSPDNGHFRKHVFDIGEYGLGKLVNSLKLGCDCLGAIEYLDVNVNMMDGSLMTIENAICIHEEDSGLLWKHTDFRTDRTEVRRARKLVVSMIATVGNYEYAFYWYLHLDGAIEFEMKATGIINTVACEPGKPGKYATEVSPGVAGQIHQHIFCARLDMAIDGDANSVIEQNTYAETEDSQNRYGNAYFDQPTLLKTELEAGRRINPETMRYWKIINPNVKNHVGQPTAYKLEAKHTVTPFVRKDSFSGRRAGFVQNHVWVTAFDPEERYPGGDFMNHSKGGGLSEFVKQNRPIENADIVLWHVFGLHHTVRTEDFPVQPCVMTGFKLMPAGFFDRNPTIDLPPAANKASCCANANGDGHH; this is translated from the coding sequence ATGAATGTGAGGACAATCGAGAAGCCTGCCAGCGCAGGATTGGCGACGCAGCATCCCCTGGCTCCCCTGACTCCGTCGGAGATCGCGAAAGTCGTGAGCATCGTCCAAGCTTCGCCGCTCTTCAACGACAAGACTCGCTTCGAAGTCATTGAGCTATTGGAGCCATCTAAGGCTCTTGTTCGTGCGCTCAAACCAGGTCAGAAACTTCCCCGTGAAGCGCGGGCCAACATCTTCACGGCGGGCAAGATCGGCGTCGCGCGTCTAAAGGTTTCACTCGACGAAGAGAAGATCATCAGCGCCGAAGAACTTCCCGATCAGCGTCCCATGATCCAGCTCGAGCAGTTCCTCCTGGTCGAGAGCACCGTGCGCGCTGACCCGCGCTTCGCCGCGGGATGCGCCAAGCGCGGCATCACCGACATGAGCAAAGTATGCATCGATCCGTGGTCGGCCGGCAGCTTCGACGTTCCCGGCGAAGAAGGACGACATCTGTGCCACGTCTTTGCATGGGTGCGCCTTTACAAGAATGAAAACTTCTACGCGCATCCGATCGAGGGCCTCAACGCCGTCATCGATCTGAACAGCGGCGAAGTCATCCGCGTCGATGACTATGGCGTCGTGCCGATTCCGATGAACGAGGTGAACTACGAGGCGCAGTTTCTGAAGAGTGATCGCCAGGCGCTCAAGCCGATCGACGTGGTGCAGCCCGAGGGCGTCAACTTCGCGATCGAAGATGGCGTGCTGACCTGGGACAAATGGCAGCTCGTCGTCGGCTTCAACGCGCGCGAGGGTCTGACGCTGCACGATATCCGCTACGACGACCGCCCTGTGATCTACCGCGCCTCGATCGTCGAGATGCTGGTGCCGTATGGCTCGCCGGACAACGGTCACTTCCGCAAGCACGTGTTCGATATCGGCGAGTATGGGCTCGGCAAGCTCGTCAATTCGCTGAAGCTCGGATGTGACTGCCTGGGCGCCATTGAATATCTAGATGTCAACGTCAATATGATGGACGGCTCGCTGATGACGATCGAGAATGCCATCTGCATCCACGAGGAGGACTCGGGCCTGCTGTGGAAGCATACCGACTTCCGCACCGACCGCACCGAAGTGCGCCGCGCACGCAAGCTCGTAGTTTCAATGATCGCGACGGTTGGCAACTACGAATATGCCTTCTACTGGTACCTGCATCTCGACGGCGCTATCGAGTTTGAGATGAAAGCGACCGGGATCATCAACACGGTGGCGTGTGAGCCTGGCAAGCCGGGCAAGTATGCGACCGAAGTTTCGCCCGGCGTCGCAGGACAGATTCATCAGCACATCTTCTGCGCGCGCCTCGACATGGCAATCGATGGCGACGCGAACAGCGTCATCGAGCAGAACACTTACGCTGAGACCGAGGACTCGCAGAATCGCTACGGCAACGCCTACTTCGACCAACCAACGCTGCTGAAGACGGAACTGGAGGCAGGCCGGCGCATCAATCCCGAAACGATGCGCTACTGGAAGATCATCAATCCCAACGTGAAGAATCACGTCGGCCAGCCGACCGCATATAAGCTCGAAGCGAAACACACCGTGACACCATTCGTGCGCAAGGATAGTTTCTCCGGACGCCGCGCCGGCTTCGTGCAGAATCACGTATGGGTCACAGCGTTCGATCCCGAGGAGCGCTATCCAGGCGGTGATTTCATGAATCACTCCAAGGGTGGCGGCCTGTCTGAGTTCGTAAAACAGAATCGCCCGATCGAGAACGCGGATATCGTGTTGTGGCACGTGTTCGGGTTGCATCACACGGTGCGGACCGAGGACTTCCCGGTTCAGCCGTGCGTGATGACGGGATTCAAGTTGATGCCGGCCGGGTTCTTCGATCGCAATCCAACGATCGATCTGCCGCCGGCCGCGAACAAGGCGAGTTGCTGCGCCAATGCCAATGGCGACGGGCATCATTGA
- a CDS encoding serine hydrolase has product MPRQAEETGFGSLRIFSGEPQDDNFANLKNLVKVKEMRPSSRPFEFSTGPAIALPKTYEVNGVSKELKRLLEETHTVALFVLKDGAVRFEDYASTGGRKTQWISMSVAKSFTSALVGIALAEGRIGSLEDPIDKYVPKLSRSAYDGVRIKDVLQMSSGARWYEDYSDPKSDIFRLRVAWERGGSLDDFVASLPREKPPGTVCKYDSADTQALGMLLVSVTGKSIGDYMQEKLCEPLGMESSSYWLIDDRGRELAFGGLLMTARDFAKLGELYRNGGVWSGKQVVPAHYVAASTRADAPHLAPGKPIIADHTLPLGYGYQWWLPEGDRGEFTGIGVYNQFVYVDPSRGVVIVKLSANPAYGTTADEETNLDFHNVCALRAISGQLD; this is encoded by the coding sequence ATGCCCCGGCAAGCCGAAGAAACAGGGTTCGGATCACTGCGCATCTTCTCGGGTGAACCGCAGGACGACAACTTCGCCAACCTGAAAAATCTCGTGAAGGTCAAGGAGATGAGGCCTTCCTCGCGGCCGTTCGAATTTTCGACGGGACCTGCGATCGCATTGCCAAAGACTTACGAGGTCAACGGCGTGTCGAAGGAACTGAAGCGCCTGCTCGAGGAAACGCATACCGTCGCGTTGTTCGTGCTCAAGGATGGCGCCGTCAGATTCGAAGATTACGCAAGCACCGGTGGACGGAAAACCCAGTGGATTTCAATGTCGGTGGCGAAGAGCTTCACCTCGGCCCTGGTTGGGATCGCATTGGCAGAAGGCCGGATCGGCAGCCTCGAGGATCCCATCGACAAGTACGTGCCGAAGCTGTCCAGGTCCGCGTATGACGGGGTGCGCATCAAGGACGTGCTGCAAATGTCGTCTGGGGCGCGATGGTACGAGGACTACAGCGATCCCAAATCCGATATTTTCCGCCTGAGAGTCGCATGGGAGCGCGGCGGCTCGCTCGACGATTTCGTCGCGAGCTTGCCCAGGGAGAAACCTCCCGGCACGGTATGCAAATACGATTCGGCCGATACCCAGGCATTGGGCATGCTGCTCGTGAGCGTCACGGGAAAATCGATCGGCGATTACATGCAGGAGAAGCTATGCGAACCGCTCGGCATGGAGTCGTCGAGTTATTGGTTAATCGACGACCGAGGCCGCGAGCTGGCTTTCGGCGGCCTGCTCATGACCGCCCGGGATTTCGCCAAGCTGGGTGAACTCTATCGCAACGGCGGTGTGTGGAGCGGGAAGCAGGTTGTACCGGCGCACTACGTCGCCGCGTCGACGAGGGCCGACGCTCCTCACCTGGCGCCGGGCAAGCCGATCATCGCCGATCATACGCTTCCTCTCGGATACGGTTATCAGTGGTGGCTTCCGGAGGGCGACCGCGGCGAGTTCACGGGGATCGGGGTCTATAACCAGTTTGTTTATGTCGATCCGTCGCGCGGCGTCGTCATTGTGAAGCTGTCGGCCAATCCGGCTTATGGTACGACGGCTGATGAAGAAACCAACCTGGACTTTCACAATGTCTGCGCGCTGCGCGCTATCAGCGGTCAGTTAGATTGA
- a CDS encoding PLP-dependent transferase, with amino-acid sequence MRRMNEIETKLIHAGEASPRIGGAVAMPIFQSSTFEYSGESDYHDIKYIRLNNTPNHAVLHARLAALEGAEAALVTGSGMAAITSTLLALVGGGGHMLAQDCLYGGTHDLLTQDFPRLGIEVDFVNPDEPQSWREMLRPNTKTLYVETISNPLMQIGDLAAAVDFARAHRLVSIIDNTFASPLNFRPPEIGFDISLHSATKYLNGHSDIVAGAVVGRAALVKQVKRVLDHTGAPLDPHACFLLERGLKTLAVRVRYQNESALKIARFLEQHAKVAHVNYPGLESHPANLRACEMFDGFGGMLSFELRGGLTTAERFLSALTIPIIAPSLGGVESLITRPAATSHSGMSATDRARAGISDALIRMSVGLEGTDDLIEDLSAALEQS; translated from the coding sequence ATGCGACGAATGAATGAGATCGAGACGAAGCTCATCCACGCCGGGGAAGCCTCGCCGCGGATCGGCGGCGCCGTCGCGATGCCGATCTTCCAGTCGTCAACCTTCGAGTACTCCGGGGAGAGCGACTACCACGACATCAAGTACATCCGGCTGAACAACACGCCCAATCACGCCGTGCTGCATGCGCGGCTGGCCGCGCTCGAAGGCGCCGAGGCCGCGCTGGTGACGGGCAGCGGGATGGCGGCGATCACGTCCACGCTGCTCGCGCTGGTGGGCGGCGGCGGGCATATGCTCGCGCAGGATTGCCTCTACGGCGGCACTCACGATTTGTTGACACAGGACTTTCCGCGCCTCGGCATCGAGGTCGATTTCGTCAATCCCGATGAGCCTCAGAGCTGGCGCGAGATGCTCCGCCCTAACACCAAGACGCTGTACGTCGAGACGATTTCGAATCCGCTGATGCAGATCGGCGATCTTGCTGCCGCGGTTGATTTTGCGCGCGCACATCGGCTGGTCTCGATCATCGACAATACTTTCGCAAGTCCGCTGAATTTTCGCCCGCCCGAGATCGGTTTCGATATTTCACTGCACAGCGCGACGAAATATCTGAACGGCCACAGCGATATCGTCGCGGGCGCCGTGGTCGGACGCGCCGCGCTGGTGAAGCAAGTCAAACGCGTGCTCGATCACACCGGCGCGCCGCTCGATCCGCATGCCTGCTTCCTGCTTGAGCGCGGGCTCAAAACGCTCGCGGTTCGCGTGCGCTATCAGAATGAGAGCGCCCTCAAGATTGCGCGCTTCCTCGAGCAGCACGCGAAAGTCGCTCACGTCAACTATCCGGGCCTCGAGAGTCATCCGGCGAACCTGCGCGCGTGCGAGATGTTCGACGGCTTCGGCGGGATGCTGAGTTTCGAACTGCGCGGCGGCCTGACAACCGCGGAGCGCTTCCTCTCCGCGCTCACGATTCCGATCATCGCGCCGAGCCTCGGCGGCGTCGAATCTCTGATCACGCGCCCGGCCGCAACCTCTCATTCAGGAATGTCCGCGACGGATCGCGCGCGCGCAGGTATCAGCGACGCGTTGATCCGAATGTCAGTAGGCCTCGAAGGGACCGATGATCTAATCGAGGACCTGAGCGCGGCGCTCGAGCAGTCGTAA